In Labrys wisconsinensis, a single genomic region encodes these proteins:
- a CDS encoding tetratricopeptide repeat protein — protein MSRDSQGLAVTGGAASAAALDRAVADYYAWKGDPVATLQEAVAADPAFTLGHSAIASLLLLNGLRGDNPAVTGALGAAQASIGGASPREQRHLAAARAWAAGEIIGATDIWEDILVDHPTDALALRFAHDSYFYLGHSLSIRDSVARVLPAWDPQGETYGYVLGQYAFGLEEAGELRRAEEVGRAAIARNGEDGWAVHAVAHVLETESRQAEGIDFLKASRPAWSKAHALSVHNGWHLALYLIEEGRFEEVLADYDRFVAPKLAGDSLLDLVDAAALLWRLELAGGDAGDRWQPVAEQWLAHVDDHVLAFNDLHIALAVSRAGDRDGVLRLRRSIDAYVRHGRGDNRDITADVGLRLIEGVLAFAEGDHVRAIERILPIRYKVIRIGGSHAQRDLVTQTLIAAAQRAGRTGLARALLAERLAVRPTERTRRAYEAAAGATVGHG, from the coding sequence ATGTCGCGGGATAGCCAAGGCCTCGCGGTGACGGGCGGCGCGGCGTCGGCCGCGGCGCTCGACCGGGCCGTCGCGGACTATTATGCCTGGAAGGGCGATCCTGTCGCCACGCTGCAGGAGGCCGTCGCCGCCGATCCGGCCTTCACGCTCGGCCATAGCGCCATCGCCTCGCTGCTGCTGCTCAACGGCCTGCGCGGCGACAATCCGGCCGTGACCGGCGCCCTCGGCGCGGCGCAGGCCTCCATCGGCGGCGCGAGCCCGCGCGAGCAGCGCCATCTCGCCGCCGCCAGGGCCTGGGCGGCCGGCGAGATCATCGGCGCGACGGACATCTGGGAGGACATCCTGGTCGACCATCCCACCGACGCCCTGGCGCTGCGCTTCGCCCATGACAGCTATTTCTACCTCGGCCATTCCCTGAGCATCCGCGACTCCGTCGCGCGCGTGTTGCCGGCCTGGGACCCTCAGGGCGAGACCTACGGCTATGTCCTCGGCCAATACGCCTTCGGCCTGGAGGAGGCGGGCGAGCTGCGCCGCGCCGAGGAGGTCGGCCGGGCCGCGATCGCCCGCAACGGCGAGGACGGCTGGGCGGTGCACGCCGTCGCGCATGTGCTGGAGACCGAGAGCCGGCAGGCCGAGGGCATCGACTTCCTCAAGGCCTCACGCCCGGCCTGGAGCAAGGCGCATGCGCTCTCCGTCCACAATGGCTGGCACCTCGCGCTCTACCTGATCGAGGAGGGCCGCTTCGAGGAGGTGCTGGCAGACTATGACCGCTTCGTCGCGCCCAAGCTCGCCGGCGATTCGCTGCTCGATCTCGTCGACGCCGCAGCCCTGCTCTGGCGGCTGGAGCTCGCGGGCGGCGATGCCGGCGATCGCTGGCAGCCGGTGGCCGAGCAATGGCTCGCCCATGTCGACGACCACGTGCTGGCGTTCAACGACCTGCACATCGCCCTCGCCGTCTCGCGGGCAGGGGACCGGGACGGCGTCCTGCGCCTGCGCCGATCGATCGACGCCTATGTCCGGCACGGACGCGGCGACAATCGCGACATCACCGCCGACGTCGGCCTGCGCCTGATCGAGGGCGTGCTGGCCTTCGCCGAGGGCGACCATGTCCGCGCCATCGAGCGCATCCTGCCGATCCGCTACAAGGTGATCCGCATCGGCGGCAGCCACGCCCAGCGCGACCTCGTAACCCAGACGCTGATCGCGGCCGCGCAGCGCGCCGGCCGGACGGGCCTGGCGCGCGCCCTGCTGGCCGAGCGGCTGGCAGTGCGGCCGACCGAGCGCACGCGGCGCGCCTACGAGGCCGCCGCAGGGGCGACCGTCGGGCACGGCTGA
- a CDS encoding DUF6600 domain-containing protein, producing MRPDSMPSSRRLVPGVARGLRLGILLTVLVLAGALLAAGGQTPAFAAAGQAIAQGIPPTLDDFKQTLSQYGRYVYSERYGNVWRPSTLPPGWHPYPACHWAYDRTYGWMYDDQTPWGKIVHHYGRWAHDDDAGWVWVPGAEWSPAWVIWRTSPDWSGWAPTPPAADQQETTVAAFESDKQWTFIETAKLANRCDAEPAAAPADVFKSTTIVTTVKIIRNVAVYVIAPPPGVVVVDYDTGPIAPWPSAFLGDWISLLSAVSAGAPIAFQAAALCAAPAAAPQPFKSLPPPPPGLIPQGQPKLRQGRLVPDAPPPARIIRRGPVVQDPPVVVERPPIVVERPPVVVERPPVIVEQPPIYRPGRPRPPGRWPPPDHGPIVEGGGHPPRGPGGGRYPGDIRFPGGRPPIFHPGPGNRNMPFPRRRLPMEGGGPIVR from the coding sequence ATGCGTCCGGATTCCATGCCTTCGTCGCGCCGGCTCGTGCCGGGCGTCGCCCGCGGCCTGCGCTTGGGCATCCTGCTCACGGTCCTCGTCCTCGCCGGCGCGCTGCTCGCCGCCGGGGGGCAGACTCCCGCCTTCGCCGCGGCCGGACAGGCCATTGCCCAGGGCATCCCGCCGACCTTGGACGACTTCAAGCAGACGCTGAGCCAGTATGGCCGCTATGTCTATTCGGAACGCTACGGCAATGTCTGGCGGCCGAGCACGCTGCCGCCCGGCTGGCATCCCTACCCCGCCTGCCACTGGGCCTATGACCGGACCTATGGCTGGATGTATGACGACCAGACGCCCTGGGGCAAGATCGTGCATCACTATGGGCGCTGGGCCCATGACGACGATGCCGGCTGGGTCTGGGTGCCCGGCGCCGAATGGAGCCCCGCCTGGGTGATCTGGCGCACCAGCCCGGACTGGTCCGGCTGGGCCCCCACCCCGCCGGCCGCCGACCAGCAGGAGACCACCGTCGCCGCCTTCGAATCGGACAAGCAGTGGACGTTCATCGAGACGGCGAAGCTCGCCAACCGCTGCGACGCCGAGCCGGCCGCCGCGCCCGCCGACGTGTTCAAGTCGACCACGATCGTGACCACGGTGAAGATCATCAGGAACGTCGCGGTCTACGTCATCGCGCCGCCGCCCGGGGTCGTGGTCGTCGACTACGACACCGGCCCGATCGCGCCCTGGCCGTCGGCCTTCCTCGGCGACTGGATCTCCCTGCTCAGCGCGGTGTCGGCCGGCGCGCCGATCGCCTTCCAGGCCGCGGCGCTCTGCGCGGCCCCGGCCGCCGCGCCGCAGCCGTTCAAGTCCCTGCCGCCCCCGCCGCCCGGCCTCATCCCGCAGGGCCAGCCGAAGCTGCGGCAGGGCCGGCTCGTGCCCGATGCGCCGCCGCCGGCGCGCATCATCCGCCGCGGCCCCGTCGTCCAGGATCCGCCCGTGGTGGTCGAGCGCCCGCCCATCGTCGTGGAGCGTCCTCCGGTGGTGGTGGAACGCCCACCCGTCATCGTCGAGCAGCCGCCGATCTACCGGCCCGGGCGCCCGCGGCCACCCGGCCGCTGGCCGCCGCCGGACCACGGCCCCATCGTCGAAGGCGGCGGCCATCCGCCCCGCGGCCCGGGCGGCGGACGCTATCCCGGCGACATCCGCTTCCCCGGCGGGCGGCCCCCGATCTTCCATCCCGGGCCGGGCAACCGCAACATGCCCTTCCCGCGCCGGCGCCTGCCGATGGAAGGCGGCGGACCGATCGTGCGCTGA
- a CDS encoding alpha/beta fold hydrolase, which produces MVDKGAQVTLARHIRDLTPIHDPGVGHAPHREIPERVARDIETFLLSPEEPRLSARKELRHVAG; this is translated from the coding sequence GTGGTCGACAAGGGCGCGCAGGTGACGCTCGCCCGCCATATCCGAGACCTCACCCCCATCCATGATCCCGGCGTCGGCCATGCGCCGCACCGGGAGATACCCGAGCGGGTCGCGCGCGATATCGAGACATTCCTCCTGTCGCCGGAGGAGCCACGCCTCTCGGCCAGGAAGGAGCTTCGCCATGTCGCGGGATAG
- a CDS encoding sulfite exporter TauE/SafE family protein — protein MLSDPLFWLVAVVAVTVVGISKGGFAGLGVLGVPVLAVVVPSPVKAAAILLPILVLQDWVSLLSYRRSVDRRVLLVPLAGALAGTLAGYLLAATIQDGHVRLVVGVIALAFAANWWIGVVQKRAEGPKPGDGAGLFWGLVAGFTSFVSHAGGPPYQIYSLPQRLKPELLAGTTAWFFAIVNLMKVVPYFVLGQFSRENLTISAALAPVAVVTTIFGVWLVRRADTTRFYRIIYALLVVVGLDLIWEGARSTFGL, from the coding sequence ATGCTCTCCGATCCGCTGTTCTGGCTCGTCGCCGTCGTGGCCGTGACGGTGGTCGGCATCTCCAAGGGCGGCTTTGCCGGCCTCGGCGTGCTTGGCGTGCCGGTGCTGGCGGTGGTGGTGCCGTCGCCGGTCAAGGCCGCGGCGATCCTTCTGCCGATCCTGGTGCTGCAGGACTGGGTGTCGCTCCTGTCCTATCGCCGCTCGGTCGACCGGCGGGTGCTGCTGGTGCCGCTCGCCGGCGCGCTGGCGGGGACGCTCGCCGGCTATCTCCTCGCGGCCACGATCCAGGACGGCCATGTGCGGCTGGTCGTCGGCGTCATCGCCCTCGCCTTCGCCGCCAACTGGTGGATCGGCGTGGTGCAGAAGCGTGCCGAGGGGCCGAAGCCCGGCGATGGCGCCGGCCTGTTCTGGGGCCTCGTCGCCGGCTTCACCTCCTTCGTCAGCCATGCCGGCGGGCCGCCCTACCAGATCTATTCGCTGCCGCAGCGGCTGAAGCCCGAGCTGCTGGCGGGGACCACCGCCTGGTTCTTCGCCATCGTCAACCTGATGAAGGTCGTGCCCTATTTCGTGCTCGGCCAGTTCTCGCGCGAGAACCTCACCATCTCGGCGGCGCTGGCGCCCGTCGCCGTGGTCACCACCATCTTCGGCGTCTGGCTGGTGCGTCGCGCCGACACGACGCGCTTCTACCGCATCATCTACGCCCTCCTGGTGGTGGTCGGGCTCGACCTGATCTGGGAGGGCGCGCGCAGCACCTTCGGGCTCTGA
- a CDS encoding acyl-CoA synthetase, with product MNPTPYDVDLDRTPANHQPLTPIVFLERAARVFPERTAVIHGALRRDYRSFWERSKQLGSALQRRGIGRGDTVAVMLANTPAMLECHYGVPMAGAVLNALNTRLDAAVLAHCLDHGEARVLIVDREFSPVMRQALALAAAKPLVVDYDDALAPSRGEAIGALDYEALLAEGDEDFAWRPPADEWDAITLNYTSGTTGNPKGVVYHHRGAYLTAVGNVLSAAMGRHPVYLWTLPMFHCNGWCFPWTISILGGTHVCLRQVRAPAMYEAIAAHQVTHLCGAPIVMSTLINAPAEDKRPFDHAVSFMTAAAPPPEVVLAGMKAAGFGVTHLYGLTETYGPAVVNEWQGAWDALDAAGQAAKKARQGVNYVPLEAVDVLDPATMRPVPADGETLGEVMFRGNIVMKGYLKNPEATRQALAGGWFHSGDLGVKHPDGYIQLKDRSKDIIISGGENISSIEVEEALYKHPAVQAAGVVARADETWGETPCAFVELKPGASATAQELIDWCRQNLARYKVPRHVVFAEIPKTSTGKIQKFRLRDMAKAL from the coding sequence ATGAACCCGACGCCCTACGACGTCGACCTCGACCGCACGCCCGCCAACCATCAGCCGCTGACGCCGATCGTCTTCCTGGAGCGGGCGGCGCGGGTGTTCCCCGAGCGCACGGCCGTCATCCATGGCGCGCTGCGCCGCGACTACCGCAGCTTCTGGGAGCGGTCGAAGCAGCTCGGCTCGGCGCTGCAGCGGCGCGGCATCGGCCGCGGCGACACGGTCGCCGTCATGCTGGCCAACACGCCGGCGATGCTGGAATGCCATTACGGGGTGCCGATGGCGGGGGCCGTGCTCAACGCGCTCAACACCCGGCTCGACGCCGCGGTGCTCGCCCATTGCCTCGACCACGGCGAGGCGCGGGTGCTGATCGTCGACCGCGAGTTCTCGCCGGTGATGCGCCAGGCGCTGGCGCTGGCCGCGGCGAAGCCGCTGGTGGTCGACTATGACGACGCGCTGGCGCCCTCGCGCGGGGAGGCGATCGGTGCGCTCGACTACGAGGCGCTGCTGGCCGAGGGGGACGAGGATTTCGCCTGGCGGCCGCCGGCCGACGAATGGGACGCGATCACGCTCAACTACACCTCGGGCACCACCGGAAACCCGAAGGGCGTGGTGTACCACCATCGCGGCGCCTATCTCACCGCGGTCGGCAACGTGCTGAGCGCGGCCATGGGCCGCCATCCCGTCTATCTCTGGACCCTGCCGATGTTCCACTGCAACGGCTGGTGCTTTCCCTGGACGATCTCGATCCTGGGCGGCACCCATGTGTGTCTGCGGCAGGTGCGCGCCCCGGCCATGTACGAGGCGATCGCCGCCCACCAGGTCACCCATCTCTGCGGGGCGCCGATCGTGATGTCGACCCTGATCAATGCACCCGCCGAGGACAAGCGGCCGTTCGACCATGCCGTCTCCTTCATGACCGCCGCGGCGCCGCCGCCCGAGGTGGTGCTGGCGGGGATGAAGGCGGCCGGCTTCGGCGTCACCCATCTCTACGGGCTGACCGAGACCTACGGGCCGGCTGTCGTGAACGAGTGGCAGGGCGCCTGGGACGCGCTCGATGCCGCCGGCCAGGCGGCGAAGAAGGCGCGGCAGGGCGTCAACTACGTGCCGCTGGAAGCGGTCGACGTGCTCGATCCCGCGACGATGCGGCCGGTGCCGGCCGACGGCGAGACGCTGGGCGAGGTGATGTTCCGCGGCAATATCGTGATGAAGGGCTATCTCAAGAACCCGGAGGCGACGCGGCAGGCGCTGGCCGGCGGCTGGTTCCATTCCGGCGACCTCGGGGTCAAGCATCCCGACGGCTACATCCAGCTCAAGGACCGCTCCAAGGACATCATCATATCGGGCGGCGAGAACATCTCCTCCATCGAGGTGGAGGAGGCGCTCTACAAGCATCCGGCGGTGCAGGCGGCGGGCGTGGTGGCGCGGGCCGACGAGACCTGGGGCGAGACGCCCTGCGCCTTCGTCGAGCTCAAGCCCGGCGCCAGCGCCACGGCGCAGGAGCTGATCGACTGGTGCCGGCAGAATCTCGCCCGCTACAAGGTGCCGAGGCACGTCGTCTTTGCCGAGATTCCGAAGACCTCGACCGGCAAGATCCAGAAGTTCCGGCTGCGGGACATGGCGAAGGCGCTGTAA
- a CDS encoding YdcH family protein, with product MTDEEEAAMQIELGRLRQDHRDLDAAIMALEEVGSPDRLQLQRLKKRKLSLKDRIAFLEDQLTPDIIA from the coding sequence CTGACCGATGAGGAGGAGGCGGCCATGCAGATCGAGCTCGGCCGGCTGCGCCAGGACCACCGCGACCTCGACGCCGCGATCATGGCGCTGGAGGAGGTCGGCTCGCCGGACCGCCTGCAATTGCAGCGCCTGAAGAAGCGCAAGCTGTCCCTCAAGGACCGCATCGCCTTCCTGGAGGACCAGCTCACCCCCGACATCATCGCCTGA
- a CDS encoding DmpA family aminopeptidase, with product MSSHTPSGRPRARHYAIPFDGRPGPANAITDVPGVSVGYVTLIQGEGPLVVGQGPVRTGVTAILPRPRAELATPVFAGLHSANGNGEMTGAHIIAEIGAFAFPVTITNTHSCGVARDGTLRWLQQALPQVLEEDAWGLPVAAETYDGFLNDINGHHVTMAHVAQAIEAAGPGAIEEGSVGGGTGMICYDFKGGSGTASRLVAWQGRTFTVGCFVQANFGRRRNLIIRGRRAGAELAEPGMAERTPRREKGSIIAVVATDAPLLPHQLARLARRVPLGVAWTGGLGYHSSGDIFLAFSTANGAAAAAPSGTLAQASWVPDADLDPFFDAVVEGVEEAILNALVANADMTGRDGNFVPALPRAWLERAFG from the coding sequence ATGAGCAGCCATACCCCCTCCGGCCGGCCCCGCGCCCGCCACTACGCAATTCCCTTCGACGGCCGGCCCGGTCCCGCCAATGCCATCACCGACGTGCCCGGCGTCTCGGTCGGCTATGTCACCCTGATCCAGGGCGAAGGTCCGCTGGTCGTCGGGCAGGGCCCGGTGCGCACCGGCGTCACCGCCATCCTGCCGCGGCCGCGGGCCGAGCTGGCGACGCCGGTCTTCGCCGGCCTCCACAGCGCCAACGGCAATGGCGAGATGACCGGCGCCCATATCATCGCGGAGATCGGCGCCTTCGCCTTTCCCGTCACCATCACCAACACCCATTCCTGCGGCGTGGCGCGCGACGGCACGCTGCGCTGGCTGCAGCAGGCCCTGCCACAGGTCCTCGAAGAGGACGCCTGGGGCCTGCCGGTGGCGGCCGAGACCTATGACGGCTTCCTCAACGACATCAACGGCCACCACGTCACCATGGCGCACGTCGCCCAGGCCATCGAGGCGGCGGGGCCGGGCGCGATCGAGGAGGGCAGCGTCGGCGGCGGCACCGGCATGATCTGCTACGACTTCAAGGGCGGCTCGGGCACCGCCTCGCGCCTCGTCGCCTGGCAGGGGCGGACCTTCACGGTCGGCTGCTTCGTCCAGGCCAATTTCGGCAGGCGCCGCAACCTGATCATCCGCGGCCGGCGCGCCGGCGCAGAGCTCGCCGAGCCGGGCATGGCCGAGCGCACGCCGCGCCGGGAGAAGGGCTCGATCATCGCCGTCGTCGCCACCGACGCCCCGCTCCTGCCCCACCAGCTCGCGCGCCTCGCCCGGCGCGTGCCGCTCGGCGTCGCCTGGACCGGGGGGCTGGGCTATCACAGCTCCGGCGACATCTTCCTCGCCTTCTCCACCGCCAATGGCGCCGCCGCGGCGGCGCCTTCCGGGACCCTGGCGCAGGCGAGCTGGGTCCCCGACGCCGACCTCGACCCCTTCTTCGACGCGGTGGTCGAAGGCGTCGAGGAGGCGATCCTCAACGCCCTCGTCGCCAATGCCGACATGACCGGGCGCGACGGCAACTTCGTCCCGGCGCTGCCGCGGGCCTGGCTGGAACGGGCGTTCGGCTAA
- a CDS encoding pilus assembly protein TadG-related protein: MTAACLAARSRRLLRRFRKAESGNVIFLFAFGLIPLLALLGGALDYSRAAAVRTEMQVAADNAVLMLARDKPGTLTPAQITAKGQKYFGAAFTSSDVSGLAVSTSYSTTAGLQVAMTASASVNTKIMSVVGLRQIQIRVVSTSTWGNNRLRVALVLDNTGSMTSSGKMTALQGATTNLLGQLQAAVSQPGDVYVSIIPFSMPVNVDKANVGASWVRWDLWDATNGETNGSCSTSSFTTRSTCTAKNTWGKACSKAQYGSQSQCTASGGTWSNYCSNRTYTTQSTCLAGASPAWTVSHATWNGCVTDRDQDNDTTDVVPSAGVASTLFPADPQITYCPASLMALSNDWTALNAKVGAMVAVGGTNQTIGLQWGYQSLLAGSPLAVPAKDPNYTYSNIIILLSDGLNTYDRWYGNGTSGQSASVIAKIDARMAKACANAKADAITIYTIQVNTDGDPTSTVLQNCASPDKFSILTSASEIAATFEKIGSDLTALRLSQ; encoded by the coding sequence ATGACCGCCGCTTGTCTCGCCGCTCGCTCGCGCCGGCTGCTGCGCCGGTTCCGCAAGGCCGAGAGCGGGAACGTCATCTTCCTGTTCGCCTTCGGGCTCATCCCCCTGCTCGCCCTGCTCGGCGGCGCGCTGGACTACAGCCGCGCCGCGGCGGTGCGCACCGAGATGCAGGTGGCCGCCGACAATGCCGTGCTGATGCTGGCCCGCGACAAGCCGGGCACGCTGACGCCGGCCCAGATCACGGCCAAGGGCCAGAAATATTTCGGCGCCGCCTTCACCAGCAGCGACGTTTCAGGCCTCGCCGTCTCGACCAGCTACAGCACCACGGCCGGCCTGCAGGTCGCCATGACGGCCTCGGCGAGCGTCAACACCAAGATCATGAGCGTCGTCGGCCTGCGGCAGATCCAGATCCGCGTCGTCTCGACCTCGACCTGGGGCAACAACCGGCTGCGGGTCGCCTTGGTGCTCGACAATACCGGCTCGATGACCTCGTCGGGCAAGATGACCGCCCTGCAAGGCGCGACCACGAATCTCCTCGGCCAGCTGCAGGCCGCGGTCAGCCAGCCCGGCGACGTCTATGTCTCGATCATTCCCTTCAGCATGCCGGTCAATGTCGACAAGGCCAATGTCGGCGCGTCCTGGGTGCGCTGGGACCTCTGGGATGCCACTAACGGCGAGACCAACGGCAGCTGCAGCACCTCCAGCTTCACCACCCGCAGCACCTGCACGGCGAAGAACACCTGGGGGAAGGCCTGCAGCAAGGCCCAGTACGGCTCGCAGAGCCAATGCACCGCCAGTGGCGGCACCTGGAGCAACTATTGCAGCAACCGCACCTATACGACGCAGTCGACATGCCTGGCGGGAGCAAGCCCGGCCTGGACGGTCTCGCACGCGACCTGGAACGGATGCGTCACCGATCGCGACCAGGACAACGACACGACCGACGTCGTCCCGAGCGCCGGCGTCGCCTCGACCCTGTTTCCGGCCGATCCCCAGATCACCTATTGCCCGGCGTCCCTGATGGCGCTGTCGAACGACTGGACCGCCCTGAACGCCAAGGTCGGCGCCATGGTGGCGGTCGGCGGCACCAACCAGACGATCGGGCTGCAATGGGGCTACCAGTCGCTCCTGGCCGGCTCGCCCCTGGCCGTGCCGGCCAAGGATCCCAACTACACCTATTCCAACATCATCATCCTGCTGTCGGACGGCCTCAACACCTATGACCGCTGGTACGGCAACGGGACGTCGGGGCAGAGCGCGAGCGTCATCGCCAAGATCGACGCGCGCATGGCCAAGGCCTGCGCCAACGCCAAGGCCGACGCCATCACGATCTACACCATCCAGGTGAACACCGACGGCGATCCCACCTCCACGGTGCTGCAGAACTGCGCCAGCCCGGACAAGTTCTCCATCCTGACCAGCGCCAGCGAGATCGCCGCGACGTTCGAGAAGATCGGATCGGACCTCACCGCGCTGCGCCTCTCCCAGTAG
- a CDS encoding glycosyltransferase family 2 protein: MSKQSRPIYSLVVPIYNEEAVLPLLLHRLDRLLEALDGPAEVIFVDDGSRDCSPIVLAARARDNPSYRYIRLSRNFGHQVAITAGMDRASGDAVIVMDADLQDPPELVLEMVAKWREGYEIVYAQRLSREGEGRFKKATADLFYRLLDRLASVEIPRNVGDFRLIDRKVLAAFSTMREKDRFVRGMFAWMGFKQTAVTFHRQPRAAGETKYPLRKMLRLAANGIVSFSDAPLRLALWVGMAVSALAMLYAACVVVMWFTQAHLVPGWSSTVVITALLSGINMMMTGIMGLYVGRIHNEVKGRPLYLVDQRVGFEDGAEAMAADRRARSAS; encoded by the coding sequence GTGTCGAAACAGTCCAGACCGATCTATTCGCTGGTCGTGCCGATCTACAACGAGGAAGCGGTGCTGCCGCTCCTGCTGCATCGGCTCGACCGGCTCCTGGAGGCCCTCGACGGGCCGGCGGAGGTGATCTTCGTCGACGACGGCAGCCGCGACTGCAGCCCGATCGTGCTGGCCGCACGCGCCCGCGACAATCCGAGCTATCGCTATATCCGGCTGTCGCGCAATTTCGGCCACCAGGTCGCCATCACCGCCGGCATGGACCGGGCCTCGGGCGATGCCGTCATCGTCATGGACGCCGACCTGCAGGATCCGCCCGAGCTGGTGCTGGAGATGGTCGCCAAATGGCGCGAGGGCTATGAGATCGTCTATGCCCAGCGCCTGTCGCGCGAGGGCGAGGGACGCTTCAAGAAGGCGACCGCCGACCTGTTCTACCGCCTGCTCGACCGGCTCGCCTCGGTGGAGATCCCGCGCAATGTCGGCGATTTCCGTCTGATCGACCGCAAGGTGCTCGCCGCCTTCTCGACCATGCGCGAGAAGGACCGCTTCGTGCGCGGCATGTTCGCCTGGATGGGCTTCAAGCAGACCGCCGTCACCTTCCATCGCCAGCCGCGGGCCGCGGGCGAGACCAAATACCCCCTGCGCAAGATGCTGCGCCTCGCCGCCAACGGCATCGTCAGCTTCTCCGATGCGCCGCTGCGGCTGGCGCTGTGGGTCGGCATGGCCGTCTCGGCGCTGGCCATGCTCTATGCCGCCTGCGTCGTGGTGATGTGGTTCACCCAGGCTCATCTGGTGCCGGGCTGGAGCTCGACGGTGGTGATCACCGCGCTGCTCTCGGGCATCAACATGATGATGACCGGCATCATGGGCCTCTATGTCGGGCGCATCCACAACGAGGTGAAGGGCCGGCCGCTCTATCTCGTCGACCAGCGTGTCGGCTTCGAGGACGGCGCCGAAGCCATGGCCGCGGACCGGCGCGCCCGCTCGGCCTCCTGA
- a CDS encoding DUF1013 domain-containing protein — MNAPLMPKATAVWLVENTALTFDQIADFCKLHPLEVKGIADGEVAAGIKGQDPVTSSQLTREEIARGERDPRYRLRLAEPKTKIAVSKVKKGPRYTPVSRRQDRPNAILWLVKNHPELKDAQIMRLIGTTKTTIAAIRDRTHWNAQQLTPMDPVMLGLCSQIDLDFEVNRASKDRPTEADSGATLLPAEITTGPADRAPRAEDPFAAMPSRPSEREEDIDVESVFAKLKGLKQKD, encoded by the coding sequence ATGAACGCCCCGCTGATGCCAAAGGCGACCGCCGTCTGGCTGGTGGAGAACACCGCGCTGACCTTCGACCAGATCGCCGATTTCTGCAAACTCCACCCGCTCGAGGTGAAGGGCATCGCCGACGGGGAAGTCGCGGCCGGCATCAAGGGGCAGGACCCGGTGACCTCCAGCCAGCTGACGCGCGAGGAGATCGCCCGCGGCGAGCGCGATCCGCGCTATCGCCTCAGGCTGGCCGAGCCCAAGACCAAGATCGCGGTGTCCAAGGTCAAGAAGGGGCCGCGCTACACGCCGGTGTCGCGCCGCCAGGACCGGCCGAACGCCATCCTCTGGCTGGTCAAGAACCATCCGGAGCTGAAGGATGCGCAGATCATGCGCCTCATCGGCACCACCAAGACCACCATCGCCGCCATCCGCGACCGCACCCACTGGAACGCCCAGCAGCTCACCCCGATGGACCCGGTGATGCTCGGCCTGTGCTCGCAGATCGATCTCGACTTCGAGGTCAACCGCGCCTCCAAGGACCGGCCGACCGAGGCCGACAGCGGCGCCACCCTGCTGCCGGCGGAGATCACCACCGGCCCGGCCGACCGTGCGCCGCGGGCCGAGGATCCCTTCGCCGCCATGCCGAGCCGGCCGAGCGAGCGGGAAGAGGACATCGACGTCGAGAGCGTCTTCGCCAAGCTCAAGGGGCTGAAGCAGAAGGACTGA
- a CDS encoding YdcH family protein: MPVQSHLVELERKHNSLEAELVEALAHPSYDDLKIAELKRKKLALKDEIARLKKSATVH; the protein is encoded by the coding sequence ATGCCCGTGCAGTCGCATCTGGTGGAATTGGAACGCAAACACAATTCACTCGAGGCGGAATTGGTAGAGGCTCTGGCACATCCCTCGTATGACGATCTCAAGATTGCCGAGCTCAAGCGCAAGAAATTGGCGCTCAAGGACGAGATTGCTCGCTTGAAAAAATCAGCGACGGTGCACTAA